A single Nostoc sp. PCC 7107 DNA region contains:
- the purL gene encoding phosphoribosylformylglycinamidine synthase subunit PurL, which yields MTTTPKDPFSPKEIAAEGIKPEEYAEIVRRLGRHPNKAELGMFGVMWSEHCCYKNSRPLLKQFPTTGSRILVGPGENAGVVDLGEGLQLAFKIESHNHPSAVEPFQGAATGVGGILRDIFTMGARPIALLNSLRFGSLDDPKTQRLFTGVVAGISHYGNCLVSDETFIWKNQDEIHFDTIGNFVESRLKTNVTTLELNHSDTVQTLSLDPDSQTVCWQPVRRIFKRRSQHLITIRTALGRTLVVTPDHPMLIRAKGEWDIAVAQSLEVGDEIPLITAWPQLTAEKDVAIDLLAALNPETAIGKDVYVQLPETWQVTEAVRTALRLLEPAVYKRHQYLSTGRFPLAYFLALELLLNAPRSDIRLFRCGKANYMNAVIQPNKLFARLIGYFLSEGCAAKNGNTYKIIFTFAHHETEYVEDAIAGLKYLGLRPCVEKRASTIAVYATSWLFGHFLKNVWQCGTEASNKVFPNFVFQWSQQLQYEVLKGLFRGDGSMTTKTHGNHAKISFATTSRKLFEQTVLLLQTQGVIPYIYCQPAGEGEIDGRKHIRKPLWQLEVNNFAGLKALATVFSQERNQELAVALNRYSSTKHSVPRFTQSVPDVATVKIKSIEHQTVAECDVYDVEVDNTHLFVTSSGIVTHNCVGVPTVGGEVYFDPAYAGNPLVNVMALGLMETPEIVKSGASGLGNPVLYVGSTTGRDGMGGASFASAELSDASMDDRPAVQVGDPFLEKSLIEACLEAFKTGAVVAAQDMGAAGITCSTAEMAAKGGVGIELDLNKIPVRETGMVPYEYLLSESQERMLFVAHKGREQELIDIFHRWGLQAVVAGKVIAEPIVRILFRGKIAAEIPADALAENTPLYERELLAEPPEYARQAWEWTADALPACTPAGISSHSWNDILLTLLDTPTIASKNWVYRQYDHQVQNNTVTLPGGADAAVVRLRPLEEIPNLKSKIQNLKLAVAATVDCNPRYVYLDPYEGAKAVVAEAARNLSCVGAEPLAVTDNLNFGSPEKPIGYWQLAEACRGLAEGCQELSTPVTGGNVSLYNETLDSQGNPQPIYPTPVVGMVGLIPDFTKICGQAWQASGDVIYLLGLTVQAKVELGASEYLATIHNTVAGRPPRVNYELERRVQKVCRAGIRESWVRSAHDCAEGGLVVALAESSIAGNLGAEVTLEISPNQLQRLDEVLFGEGGARIIVSVGSEQQEMWESYLQTHLGQDWQKLGKVSNRDAGLTVLTTDNQTLITVSIEDMKGRYNNAIAKRLEA from the coding sequence ATGACCACCACCCCAAAAGATCCGTTTTCTCCCAAAGAAATTGCAGCCGAAGGTATAAAGCCAGAAGAATATGCCGAAATTGTCCGCCGTTTAGGTCGTCATCCTAACAAAGCAGAACTGGGAATGTTTGGGGTGATGTGGTCAGAGCATTGCTGCTACAAAAATTCTCGCCCATTGCTCAAACAATTTCCCACTACAGGCTCTCGTATTCTTGTCGGCCCTGGTGAAAATGCAGGAGTTGTTGACCTAGGTGAAGGATTACAACTGGCCTTTAAAATTGAATCTCATAACCACCCTTCTGCCGTTGAACCCTTCCAAGGAGCCGCCACAGGTGTCGGTGGTATCCTCAGAGATATTTTTACAATGGGGGCGCGTCCCATTGCGTTGTTAAATTCTCTACGCTTCGGTTCTCTAGATGACCCTAAAACCCAAAGGCTATTTACTGGTGTAGTAGCTGGGATCAGCCATTATGGTAACTGTCTAGTCAGTGATGAAACTTTTATTTGGAAAAATCAAGACGAGATACATTTTGATACCATTGGCAACTTTGTGGAATCTCGCCTCAAAACCAACGTCACGACTTTAGAACTCAATCATAGTGATACAGTTCAAACTTTATCTTTAGATCCCGACAGCCAAACTGTTTGTTGGCAACCTGTACGGCGAATATTTAAACGACGTAGCCAACATTTGATCACTATCCGTACAGCCTTGGGGCGTACTTTGGTTGTTACGCCAGACCATCCGATGTTAATTCGCGCCAAAGGTGAATGGGATATTGCAGTGGCGCAGTCTTTAGAAGTAGGTGATGAAATCCCGTTAATAACTGCATGGCCACAATTAACAGCAGAAAAAGACGTAGCCATAGATTTACTTGCGGCTTTAAATCCAGAAACTGCCATTGGTAAAGATGTATATGTGCAGTTACCAGAAACTTGGCAAGTCACAGAGGCGGTACGTACTGCGCTGAGATTACTCGAACCTGCTGTTTACAAACGCCATCAATACTTATCTACAGGTAGATTTCCTCTGGCATACTTTTTGGCTTTGGAACTGCTACTCAATGCACCTCGTAGCGATATCCGCTTATTCCGGTGCGGTAAAGCTAATTATATGAATGCAGTTATTCAGCCAAATAAATTGTTTGCTCGGTTAATTGGCTATTTTCTGTCAGAAGGTTGTGCTGCCAAAAACGGAAATACGTACAAAATTATTTTCACCTTTGCTCATCATGAGACAGAGTATGTTGAGGATGCGATCGCTGGTCTAAAATACTTGGGGTTACGTCCTTGTGTAGAAAAACGTGCTTCTACTATTGCTGTTTACGCAACTTCTTGGCTATTCGGGCATTTCTTGAAGAATGTTTGGCAATGCGGCACAGAAGCCAGCAACAAAGTATTTCCTAACTTTGTCTTCCAGTGGTCACAACAATTGCAATATGAAGTCCTCAAAGGCTTATTCCGGGGTGATGGCTCAATGACAACCAAAACTCACGGCAATCACGCCAAAATTAGTTTTGCCACCACTAGCCGTAAGTTATTTGAGCAAACAGTTCTATTGCTGCAAACCCAAGGAGTCATTCCATATATTTATTGCCAACCAGCTGGCGAAGGAGAAATTGACGGACGTAAGCACATCCGCAAACCTTTATGGCAATTGGAAGTCAATAATTTTGCCGGATTAAAAGCCCTAGCCACAGTTTTTAGTCAAGAGCGAAATCAGGAATTAGCCGTAGCTTTAAATCGTTACAGTAGTACTAAACATTCGGTTCCTCGGTTTACCCAGTCGGTGCCAGATGTAGCTACTGTCAAGATTAAGAGTATTGAACATCAAACCGTTGCCGAGTGTGATGTTTATGATGTGGAAGTAGATAATACTCATCTTTTCGTAACTTCATCGGGGATAGTTACCCACAACTGCGTCGGCGTTCCTACTGTTGGAGGTGAAGTCTACTTTGACCCTGCTTATGCTGGCAATCCCTTAGTCAATGTGATGGCATTGGGATTGATGGAAACGCCGGAAATTGTCAAATCTGGCGCATCGGGTTTAGGTAATCCTGTGTTGTATGTTGGTTCCACTACCGGACGCGATGGGATGGGTGGCGCAAGCTTCGCCAGTGCAGAATTAAGTGATGCTTCAATGGATGACCGTCCGGCGGTGCAAGTCGGCGACCCATTTTTAGAAAAGTCATTAATTGAAGCTTGTTTAGAAGCCTTTAAAACAGGTGCAGTTGTAGCCGCCCAAGATATGGGTGCAGCCGGGATCACCTGTTCTACCGCCGAAATGGCTGCCAAAGGCGGTGTCGGTATTGAATTAGATTTAAATAAGATTCCAGTACGGGAAACTGGCATGGTTCCTTATGAATATTTACTGTCGGAATCTCAAGAACGAATGTTATTTGTTGCCCACAAAGGTCGGGAACAGGAATTAATTGATATTTTTCACCGTTGGGGACTTCAGGCAGTTGTCGCTGGTAAGGTGATTGCTGAACCCATTGTGCGGATTTTATTTCGCGGGAAAATTGCGGCGGAAATTCCGGCTGATGCTTTGGCAGAAAATACCCCACTTTACGAGCGTGAGTTATTGGCGGAACCACCAGAATATGCCCGTCAAGCTTGGGAATGGACAGCTGATGCTTTACCTGCTTGTACACCCGCAGGTATCAGCAGCCACAGTTGGAATGATATCTTATTGACTTTACTCGATACACCCACGATCGCCTCGAAAAATTGGGTATACCGTCAATACGATCATCAGGTACAAAATAACACTGTCACCCTTCCTGGTGGTGCAGATGCGGCGGTAGTTCGCTTACGTCCCTTAGAAGAAATCCCCAATCTAAAATCTAAAATCCAAAACCTCAAATTGGCAGTTGCGGCTACAGTAGATTGCAATCCCCGCTATGTTTACCTTGATCCCTATGAAGGTGCTAAGGCTGTAGTTGCAGAAGCCGCACGCAATCTTAGTTGTGTGGGTGCAGAACCCCTGGCTGTGACTGATAACTTGAATTTTGGCAGTCCCGAAAAACCTATTGGTTACTGGCAATTAGCCGAAGCTTGTCGGGGTTTGGCAGAAGGTTGTCAAGAATTATCTACACCAGTCACAGGCGGGAATGTTTCTCTCTACAATGAAACCCTAGATTCTCAAGGCAACCCCCAACCAATTTATCCAACTCCTGTGGTGGGAATGGTGGGGTTAATTCCTGATTTCACAAAAATTTGCGGTCAAGCTTGGCAAGCAAGTGGTGATGTTATTTATTTATTAGGGTTAACCGTACAAGCCAAAGTTGAATTAGGCGCGTCGGAATATTTAGCTACTATCCACAACACCGTAGCTGGCAGACCACCACGGGTAAATTATGAATTAGAACGCCGTGTGCAGAAAGTTTGCCGCGCAGGTATTCGGGAGAGTTGGGTGCGTTCAGCCCACGATTGTGCTGAGGGCGGCTTGGTTGTAGCGTTGGCAGAATCTTCGATTGCCGGCAACTTGGGGGCGGAAGTGACATTAGAAATTTCGCCAAACCAGTTACAACGTCTTGATGAAGTGCTGTTCGGTGAAGGCGGGGCAAGAATTATAGTTTCCGTGGGATCAGAACAGCAAGAAATGTGGGAATCATACTTACAGACACATCTGGGGCAAGATTGGCAAAAACTAGGCAAGGTTAGCAATCGTGATGCTGGTTTGACGGTTTTAACTACTGATAATCAAACCTTAATCACAGTTAGTATTGAAGATATGAAGGGTCGTTACAATAATGCGATCGCCAAACGCCTAGAAGCATAA
- a CDS encoding allophycocyanin subunit alpha-B, which produces MTVISQVILKADDELRYPSSGELKSIKEFLQTGEQRTRIAATLAENEKKIVQEATKQLWQKRPDFIAPGGNAYGERQRALCIRDFGWYLRLITYGVLAGDKEPIEKIGLIGVREMYNSLGVPVPGMVEAINSLKKASLDLLSAEDAAAASPYFDYIIQAMS; this is translated from the coding sequence ATGACTGTAATTAGCCAAGTTATTCTCAAAGCTGACGACGAACTGCGTTACCCCAGCAGTGGCGAACTCAAAAGTATCAAAGAATTTTTGCAAACAGGGGAGCAACGGACGCGCATTGCTGCGACCTTAGCCGAAAACGAAAAAAAGATAGTTCAGGAAGCAACCAAACAACTTTGGCAGAAGCGGCCTGATTTTATCGCACCCGGTGGCAATGCTTACGGTGAACGCCAACGCGCTCTCTGTATCCGTGACTTTGGCTGGTATCTACGCCTGATTACCTATGGCGTACTTGCTGGTGACAAAGAGCCAATTGAAAAAATTGGTTTAATTGGTGTGCGCGAAATGTACAATTCTCTGGGTGTTCCTGTCCCTGGAATGGTAGAAGCCATCAATTCTTTGAAAAAAGCCTCCCTTGACCTACTAAGTGCAGAAGACGCAGCAGCAGCATCACCATACTTTGATTACATCATTCAAGCGATGTCATAA
- the rlmD gene encoding 23S rRNA (uracil(1939)-C(5))-methyltransferase RlmD, with protein MTNIWKQGELIEIAIADLTDTGDGVGRYEERVVFVPDTVPGDRVQVRLLHVKPKYAHGKLIQLLHPSPHRIRPSCIVADKCGGCQWQHINYEYQLEAKRNQVIQALQRIGGFTAPSVDPVLTALSPLGYRNKSTYPVSVSTTGQVQAGYYQKGSHQLVNLNQCPVQDSRLNPLLAEVKQDIQQRGWKIYNEQQHQGQIRHLGLRIGRRTGEMLLTLVVKDWKLAGITEQAQEWLKRYPQLVGVALNRNPERTNAIFGAETRTIAGVPYLKEKFADLEFQVRPDTFFQVSTETAEALLEVIQSELNLQGDEVLVDAYCGIGTLTLPLAQRVRQAVGLELQAEAVEQAILNADRNSIHNVTFQVGAVENLLPQMGIIPNVVILDPPRKGCDRSVIDSLLRSKPARIVYVSCKVATLARDLKLLCQGGTYTLTRVQPADFFPQTSHVEAAAFLVL; from the coding sequence ATGACTAATATTTGGAAACAAGGTGAATTAATTGAAATTGCGATCGCCGATCTCACTGATACTGGTGATGGTGTCGGTCGCTATGAAGAGCGTGTGGTATTTGTACCAGATACTGTACCAGGCGATCGCGTCCAGGTACGCTTATTACACGTCAAGCCTAAATATGCTCATGGCAAACTCATACAGCTATTGCACCCATCCCCGCACCGCATTCGCCCAAGTTGCATTGTGGCTGACAAGTGCGGTGGTTGTCAGTGGCAGCATATTAATTATGAATATCAATTAGAAGCCAAACGCAATCAAGTTATTCAAGCTTTGCAACGCATCGGTGGTTTTACTGCACCATCAGTAGATCCCGTATTAACAGCCTTATCACCTTTGGGATACCGCAATAAATCCACTTATCCTGTCAGTGTTTCTACTACTGGGCAAGTCCAAGCAGGATATTACCAAAAGGGTAGCCATCAATTAGTTAACTTAAATCAATGCCCTGTCCAAGATTCTCGCTTAAATCCTTTACTTGCTGAAGTTAAGCAAGACATTCAACAGCGCGGCTGGAAAATTTATAACGAACAGCAACATCAAGGACAAATTCGTCATTTAGGTTTACGCATTGGTCGCCGGACTGGAGAAATGTTGCTGACTTTAGTGGTGAAAGACTGGAAGTTGGCGGGAATTACTGAACAAGCCCAGGAGTGGCTAAAACGCTATCCGCAATTAGTGGGAGTTGCTTTAAATCGCAACCCTGAACGGACAAACGCCATCTTTGGGGCAGAAACTCGCACCATTGCAGGTGTTCCCTATCTGAAAGAAAAATTTGCCGACTTAGAATTTCAAGTCCGCCCAGATACATTTTTCCAAGTTTCTACGGAAACAGCCGAAGCACTATTAGAGGTAATTCAATCAGAATTGAACCTCCAAGGAGATGAGGTGCTAGTTGACGCTTATTGTGGAATTGGTACCTTAACTTTGCCCCTAGCCCAGCGAGTGCGCCAAGCAGTGGGTTTGGAATTGCAAGCCGAAGCCGTAGAACAGGCAATTCTGAATGCCGATCGCAACAGTATACATAACGTTACATTTCAAGTCGGTGCGGTAGAGAATTTACTGCCGCAAATGGGAATAATACCGAATGTGGTCATACTAGATCCGCCACGTAAAGGATGCGATCGCTCTGTCATCGATTCATTACTGCGATCGAAACCTGCTCGCATCGTTTACGTCAGCTGTAAGGTAGCCACACTTGCGCGTGATCTGAAATTATTGTGTCAAGGAGGTACATATACACTTACACGGGTGCAACCTGCTGATTTCTTCCCACAAACATCTCATGTAGAAGCTGCTGCCTTTCTTGTGTTATGA
- a CDS encoding anti-sigma regulatory factor — protein sequence MISISLRPVGRYWGTLSFASTLYLCPILDLLLAEIPAKLQAELRLGLQEALVNAAKHGNNLDPSKRVVVRFSLIDNQYWWVISDQGQGFKPEPSSDEDPTDYLPSDESESGRGLCLLHQIFDQVQWSRKGTELRLCKQMENRPRLSLRR from the coding sequence GTGATTAGTATTTCGCTCCGTCCAGTTGGACGCTATTGGGGCACACTTAGTTTTGCCTCTACTCTCTATCTTTGTCCCATATTAGATTTACTGCTGGCAGAAATTCCAGCTAAATTACAAGCAGAATTGCGGCTAGGACTCCAAGAAGCCTTAGTAAATGCCGCTAAACATGGTAATAATCTCGATCCCAGTAAAAGAGTCGTAGTTCGTTTTTCTTTGATAGATAATCAGTATTGGTGGGTCATATCAGACCAAGGTCAAGGTTTTAAGCCAGAACCAAGTTCTGATGAAGATCCGACAGACTATTTACCATCTGATGAGTCAGAAAGTGGTCGCGGTTTATGTCTCCTGCATCAAATTTTTGATCAGGTGCAATGGAGCCGCAAAGGTACAGAATTAAGATTGTGTAAACAGATGGAAAATCGTCCCCGCTTATCTTTGAGGCGATGA
- a CDS encoding DUF6439 family protein — translation MESLNPPHGLNAPLPLPLTALSTQHSALSTQHLEPSTLELAQALMERLTISPNDWHRLKSNRNSRASEQAAAALVFLLKNQPQEALARLEQAAGWLDKSISAPPCPTHGHKNSEV, via the coding sequence ATGGAATCTCTTAATCCTCCACACGGGCTAAACGCCCCGCTACCGCTACCGCTAACAGCACTCAGCACTCAGCACTCAGCACTCAGCACTCAGCACTTAGAACCCAGCACTCTAGAACTAGCACAAGCCCTCATGGAAAGACTCACCATCTCTCCTAACGATTGGCATCGCCTCAAGTCTAACCGCAATTCTCGCGCTAGTGAACAAGCTGCGGCGGCTCTAGTATTTCTCCTCAAAAATCAACCGCAAGAAGCCCTCGCCCGCTTAGAACAAGCCGCAGGTTGGCTAGATAAATCAATATCTGCGCCTCCATGTCCAACTCATGGACATAAGAATTCTGAAGTATGA
- the asnS gene encoding asparagine--tRNA ligase, producing MVNRRIAEILRSGQPDESLVVQGWVRTKRDLKGFAFIEVNDGSSLANLQVVIHQDLPDFEAILKKLNTGASVEVNGVLVASQGKGQRIELKAEAVKVYGEADPETYPLQKKRHSFEFLRTIGHLRSRTNSFGAVFRVRNACSTAIHQFFQERDFLWVHTPIITASDCEGAGELFSVTSLDLKNIPRTDNQAVDYTQDFFTKPTYLTVSGQLEAEVMAMAFSNVYTFGPTFRAENSNTSRHLAEFWMVEPEMAFCDLEGDMDLAEAFLKHIFNYVLEKCPEDMEFFNQRIDDTVLATAENIINNQFERLTYTDAIKLLEKADVKFDYPVSWGLDLQSEHERYLAEQLFKKPVIVTDYPAQIKAFYMRLSDDEKTVRAMDILAPKIGEIIGGSQREERLDVLERRVIAQDMKPEDLWWYLDLRRFGTVPHAGFGLGFERLVQFMTGMGNIRDVIPFPRTPQNAEF from the coding sequence ATGGTAAATCGACGAATTGCAGAAATATTGCGAAGTGGTCAACCTGATGAGTCTCTTGTAGTTCAAGGCTGGGTAAGAACAAAGCGTGACTTGAAAGGATTTGCTTTTATTGAAGTCAATGACGGTTCATCACTAGCGAATTTGCAAGTTGTCATCCATCAGGATTTGCCAGACTTTGAGGCGATTTTGAAAAAACTGAATACAGGTGCGTCAGTTGAAGTTAACGGCGTACTGGTGGCTTCCCAAGGGAAGGGACAGCGCATTGAATTAAAAGCCGAGGCGGTGAAAGTCTACGGTGAAGCTGATCCCGAAACATATCCATTGCAAAAGAAGCGCCACTCTTTTGAATTTTTGCGTACTATCGGACATTTGCGATCGCGCACCAACTCTTTCGGTGCAGTGTTCCGCGTCAGAAATGCTTGTTCAACAGCAATTCACCAATTCTTCCAAGAACGCGACTTTTTGTGGGTACACACCCCCATTATCACCGCCAGTGATTGCGAAGGCGCAGGTGAATTATTTAGCGTCACCAGTTTGGATCTCAAAAATATTCCCCGTACCGACAACCAAGCTGTAGATTATACCCAAGACTTTTTTACTAAACCCACATACTTAACAGTTAGCGGCCAGTTAGAAGCAGAAGTCATGGCGATGGCTTTTTCTAACGTCTATACCTTCGGCCCCACATTCCGCGCTGAAAATTCTAACACCTCCCGTCACCTCGCAGAATTTTGGATGGTTGAGCCAGAAATGGCATTTTGCGATTTAGAAGGTGATATGGATTTAGCCGAGGCATTTCTCAAACATATTTTTAATTATGTGTTAGAAAAATGTCCTGAAGATATGGAATTTTTCAACCAACGCATTGATGATACTGTTTTAGCTACAGCCGAAAATATTATTAACAATCAATTTGAACGGCTGACTTATACAGATGCCATCAAGCTGTTAGAAAAAGCTGATGTTAAGTTTGATTATCCTGTGAGTTGGGGTTTAGATTTACAATCAGAACATGAGCGATATCTAGCCGAACAACTGTTTAAAAAGCCAGTAATTGTTACAGATTATCCAGCGCAAATTAAAGCATTTTATATGCGTTTGAGTGATGATGAAAAGACCGTCCGCGCAATGGATATTCTCGCACCCAAAATTGGGGAAATTATTGGCGGTTCTCAAAGAGAAGAACGTTTAGATGTGTTAGAAAGACGGGTGATAGCACAAGATATGAAACCCGAAGATTTGTGGTGGTATTTAGACTTGCGGCGTTTTGGTACTGTTCCTCACGCTGGCTTTGGTTTGGGTTTTGAAAGACTTGTGCAGTTTATGACAGGTATGGGGAATATTCGTGATGTTATTCCCTTCCCTCGTACACCACAAAATGCTGAATTTTAG
- a CDS encoding HhoA/HhoB/HtrA family serine endopeptidase has translation MQNQIPDGNNPLNSNLDTKYRKQASWKKAAASLSLVLLGSGMTLTGGYLANHKSQVSESASNLALSRVNAAPPIVAGTDPNFVTQVVQKVGPAVVRINSSRTVKTQLPEEFNDPLLRRFFGSQLPEAQQRVERGTGSGFIISDDGQILTNAHVVDGADTVTVILKDGRSFQGKVLGKDELTDVAVVKIQASNLPTVSVGNSDQLQPGEWAIAIGNPLGLDNTVTTGIISATGRSSNQIGASDKRVDFIQTDAAINPGNSGGPLLNARGEVIAMNTAIIQGAQGIGFAIPIATAQRIANQLISTGKVEHPYLGIQMIGLTPQLKQNINSDPNSGLSIDEDKGVLVVKVMPNSPAAKAGLRAGDVIQKLEGNAVTDAESVQKAVDKSRIGGDLRLELRRNGQTVNLSVRPGAFPSQVQ, from the coding sequence ATGCAAAATCAAATACCAGACGGAAATAACCCATTAAATAGCAATTTAGATACCAAATACCGCAAACAAGCGTCTTGGAAGAAAGCAGCAGCTTCTCTATCGCTAGTGTTGCTAGGATCTGGTATGACCTTGACAGGTGGTTATCTGGCTAACCATAAGTCGCAGGTGTCGGAAAGTGCATCGAATTTGGCTTTGAGTCGAGTTAATGCTGCACCGCCTATTGTGGCTGGTACAGACCCTAATTTTGTTACTCAGGTGGTGCAGAAGGTAGGGCCAGCCGTCGTGCGAATTAATTCTTCCCGCACAGTCAAAACCCAATTACCAGAGGAATTTAATGACCCATTGTTGCGCCGCTTTTTTGGTTCACAACTACCAGAAGCGCAACAAAGAGTAGAGCGCGGTACTGGTTCTGGGTTTATTATCAGTGATGATGGTCAGATTTTGACTAATGCTCACGTTGTTGATGGTGCTGATACAGTGACAGTCATCCTCAAGGATGGGCGGAGTTTTCAAGGTAAGGTTTTAGGAAAAGATGAATTAACTGATGTAGCGGTTGTCAAAATTCAAGCCAGCAATTTGCCTACAGTCAGCGTGGGTAACTCTGACCAATTGCAACCCGGAGAATGGGCGATCGCGATCGGCAATCCTTTAGGATTAGATAATACAGTAACTACAGGTATCATCAGCGCCACTGGACGCAGTAGTAATCAAATTGGTGCATCTGATAAGCGTGTAGATTTTATTCAAACTGATGCAGCAATTAATCCTGGTAATTCTGGCGGGCCATTACTCAATGCCCGTGGTGAAGTAATTGCGATGAATACAGCTATTATTCAAGGAGCGCAAGGTATAGGTTTTGCTATTCCTATCGCTACAGCACAACGCATTGCTAATCAATTGATCTCTACAGGTAAAGTTGAGCATCCTTATCTGGGAATTCAGATGATTGGATTAACACCACAACTAAAACAAAATATTAATTCTGACCCCAATAGTGGTTTGAGTATTGATGAAGATAAAGGTGTTTTAGTTGTGAAAGTTATGCCTAATTCACCAGCCGCAAAAGCCGGACTACGTGCGGGTGATGTCATTCAAAAGCTAGAAGGTAACGCTGTTACAGACGCTGAAAGTGTCCAGAAAGCAGTTGATAAAAGTCGAATTGGTGGAGATTTGCGCTTAGAGTTACGCCGTAATGGACAAACAGTCAATTTGTCGGTGCGTCCTGGTGCTTTTCCATCTCAGGTGCAATAG
- a CDS encoding sulfite exporter TauE/SafE family protein → MSNILVQMLLIGLAAGVAGGMFGIGGGAIMVPAMVLLLGMDQKFATGTSIAAQILPIGILGAAVYHRSGNINIKYAVMIALGLVVGNLFGALFANQPFISSETMKKLYGIFLLLIGGRYLFFR, encoded by the coding sequence ATGTCAAATATTCTTGTACAAATGCTACTCATTGGTTTAGCTGCTGGCGTTGCTGGTGGGATGTTCGGTATTGGTGGCGGTGCAATTATGGTGCCAGCAATGGTACTGTTGTTAGGAATGGATCAAAAATTTGCCACAGGAACTTCCATCGCCGCTCAAATTTTACCAATTGGGATTTTAGGCGCAGCAGTTTACCATCGTAGCGGCAACATCAACATTAAATATGCGGTCATGATTGCGCTTGGTTTAGTAGTAGGAAACCTCTTTGGTGCATTATTTGCTAATCAGCCGTTTATTAGCAGTGAAACCATGAAAAAATTATATGGCATCTTTTTACTGCTCATAGGTGGAAGATATTTGTTCTTCCGTTAA